The following proteins are encoded in a genomic region of Macrobrachium nipponense isolate FS-2020 chromosome 44, ASM1510439v2, whole genome shotgun sequence:
- the LOC135203906 gene encoding zinc finger MYM-type protein 5-like yields MYSHKSGALKRKEIQAREEAVSKCARTLFEVGVKKIDTNIEEQNILPSSSESDPSTSQSLVQDAQQEAESDVINAEPKDTEQQRDIGLIPDRPSRVQIEDFVRQGPQPIPSQIASDGETGKRDWLVYSQRKRALFCFPCRLFIAGCTQQPKTPSNLASCGIGKQSSWKKLYNRIPEHEHTNYHKQCYLDRRQLEARLKEESGIDDQLQRSIQSEKSKWKLILKRILDVVRTLGERGLSFQGESSMICDTNNGNFLGIIELLSRYDAILQDHVSEVREAQKDGKRLQAHYLSYSSQNEFIQ; encoded by the coding sequence ATGTATTCTCACAAATCTGGTGCACTGAAGCGGAAAGAAATACAGGCTAGGGAAGAGGCTGTTTCAAAGTGTGCAAGAACATTATTTGAAGTGGGTGTTAAGAAAATAGACACTAATATAGAAGAACAGAATATCTTGCCCTCATCCTCAGAGTCAGACCCCTCAACTTCACAGTCATTAGTCCAGGATGCCCAACAGGAAGCCGAATCCGATGTAATAAATGCAGAACCCAAAGACACTGAACAACAAAGAGATATAGGTTTGATCCCTGATAGGCCATCTCGAGTGCAGATTGAAGATTTTGTTAGACAGGGCCCTCAGCCAATACCAAGTCAAATTGCTTCAGATGGTGAAACTGGAAAACGAGATTGGCTAGTGTATAGTCAGcgtaaaagagcacttttttgttttccttgtcgACTGTTTATTGCAGGATGTACACAACAGCCAAAAACACCTTCAAATTTGGCTTCATGTGGCATTGGAAAACAATCGTCATGGAAAAAACTTTATAACCGCATTCCAGAACATGAGCATACAAACTACCACAAACAGTGTTATCTAGACAGGCGTCAGTTAGAAGCACGTTTGAAAGAGGAATCTGGAATTGATGATCAGTTACAGAGATCAATTCAGTCTGAGAAAAGTAAATGGAAGCTAATTCTAAAACGAATCTTGGATGTTGTACGGACTTTAGGAGAGCGAGGCCTTTCATTTCAAGGAGAGTCTAGCATGATATGTGATacaaataatggaaattttcttggtATAATTGAGCTGCTTTCTCGTTATGATGCCATTCTTCAAGATCATGTATCTGAAGTGAGAGAAGCTCAGAAGGATGGGAAGCGTCTTCAGGCTCATTATCTTTCCTATTCGTCACAAAATGAATTCATTCAATGA